The stretch of DNA GGGTTAAGCCTTCGTTGTGGTTGTCGGGTGGGTTTTACATCATTCTCCAACCTAATCTTATGCATGCTAGTGATTGGGATTATCCCCTTAATATTCGCGATGCTCCACCAAAATGCTACTTTATGTCCTTTTAGTATACTCACCAACTTTTCTTCTTGGTCAAGTTTGAGTTTGTTGGAGATGATAGGGGGAATGTGCGTGTCATTTTCTCCAAGGAAAATATATTTAAGATGAGTTGGTAGAGGTTTGAGGTTGCATTTATGAGGTAAGATTGTAGAAGGAAGTGGTCTCTCTAGGTTGGCTTCAAGGGGTAGAAACTTAACCTTTTGACTCAAGGTGTTAAGCCAATAAATTTGGGTGGGGTGGCAATCCATTGTGCAAGCTGCGCGGTGGGGCGCAGGGTGCGCTacattgcgcaggctgcgctacattgcgcaggctgcgctacattgcgcaggctgcgctttgCCCTATTTTTCTCTCCTATCTCTTTCTTGTTTCAaataattcacgtggtacccctgaactttgccattttgcacatggtacccaattttttttctaaaatgattatctcgtcaCACTCTATGATTTAAGGGAAAAAAAATTGCTGACCCACGTTTTGTCGGGCTTTTTTTAGAACAAAAACCTCAAATCAACCATAATTTTATTCTTAAATTTCTGAATAACCATTTTTGTTTTGCCAAATTATAGATCTCGAAGatttaatcaatttgaaaaaaagaaTTGCCAAAATCTGAATTCTGGTCTATGATTTATGCTTAATTGAAAATTGTGAGAATGATAAAAAGGACATGTCATGCTTAAAAGTCAAACCTCAAGAGTACtttgtgcacaaacttaaaaagttagATACCACGTACAAAATGACATAGTTCAGgagtaccacgtgaatttttcgtTCTTGTTTTGATTTCTTTACTCTCATCTAGAGGTTCTTCCCTCTCAAATTCCCCTATACTTTCTTGCATATCTTGAGACAACAAAAAACGCAACCCTTCTTGGCTCAAGTTGTTAGTGAGTACTACCTCAAGTGGGTCCTTATGATACAAGTTATAAATATGGTGTGCCAAGGGTTCAAATATGTCTATAAAATAACACGAATGTAAGTCATTGGGTTTTTTCATTGCAtcataaatattatatatgagtttctttccttcaaatttcaaggTTATGTTCCCACTTTTGACATCAATATTTGTATTAGAAATGTTCATGAAGGGTCGGCCTAAGAGTATTAGAGTTGAACTAGGATCCGCTTCCATGTCAAAGACGTAGAAATCGGCCGGAAAGGTGAGGTTGTCTACTTCCACTAAGATATCCTCTACCATCCCTTTTGGGTGAATGTTAGATCGGTCCGCAAGTTGGATCACAACGTCGGTCCTTTCTAAAGGGGGTAGTCCTAAGGTCTCTTAAATGACATAGGGCATAACATTTATGGAAGCTCCTAGGTTAAGCATGGCATGAGCAAAAGTTTTGTTCCTAATAGAGCACGGAATAGTGAACATGCTTGGATCACCACACTTCTTAGGAAGCGTGGCTTTTTAAAAATGGCGGAGACATGCTCACTTACTATCACTCTTTGGTTACCCTTCTTGGTGTTCCTCTTAGGTGTGCATATTTCCTTTAATAATTTGGCATACCGAGGTACACCTTTCAACACTGTTAGTAAGGGGATGTTAACTTCACACTTCTTAAAGGTTTCATAGAGATCCTCATCTATTTCAAACCACTTTGAATGTGAGAGCATGAGGAAAGGGTACCTCAACGATGTATTCCTTTGTGACTTCATCAATTTTCTCCCTTGATTTCTTAATGTCCTTTTCTTTTCCCATTATTGTAGGGCTTCCTCAATCACTAGTTCCTCTTCATCTTCACCAACTTGTTCCATCTCCCTTTCCTTTGACTCTGcttttctcttcttctttggaGGGGTATCTAGAATTCTCTCTATCCTCAATGATATTGCACTTGCATTTTCCCTTGGAGGAAATGTTGTTGAAATAATTGAGGTGGAGTTCTTTTGATTGTTCTTGGAAATTTCTTGAGAGATTTGGCAAAGTTGAATTTCAAGGTTTTTGACCCTTGCATCACTTGAAAGCTTATCGGAATCCATGTTCTCAAACCTTCTAGTTGTATCAGCTTGTCCCTTTACAAAGATTTTCAACATCTCTTTGGTGGACATGTCATCATCCTCTTGAGAGGAGGAATCCCCTCCTTGTTGAAAGTTCTTGTTCTTCCTTTGGTTTCCAAATTGAAAAGAACCCCTGTTGTAttggttttgaaaattttgattCCTTTGATAGTTTGGGTTTTGGCCTTGTGAGTTTTAGTTTCTTAGGTGGTTGAATTGACCATTTTTAAAACTCCTTGAAGTGTCTCTGGTGCGGATGTATCTCGTCGCCCAAGCTAtccaccaaaacaatatttataacttcacaaactactcttagtaaagaggtaagtaaaggtcggatcccaagggacgggtattgatgtaggattttcaattgcaagtagctatgtcttagggtgtcacaaattggtttGAGATGaggtgtaatctaaactaattaacaagatgaaagaaaattaatgaaaacaaggtaaagcaattaaagggatttgtaaacaattgattagaagcactagggtgtcatgggttcagaggggattcatggaaatagatcatacaaacatgttctcaattaaaagcaagcatttattgttgtgatgggatcgagttagtgtatatcttaccatccgtaggaagatttaggtctcggagccgagtcgtctagactgtacaacacctacaagtcgacttagtctcctccaaTTCagctctatgcatggtctaatgaggctcgagttggtttatgtcttacaagcctcattgaaaagataagggatGGTCAAAAAAttcaaggtttcatagtctaacatttcatcaaacataacatgtgcataggttgaaacaacaacaagcaagcaatttaattatgagaacatattagattaagcatagatcaatccccatgtttgtttcccctaattccccattaaccctagctaaaggactactcactcatgatcaagtttaacatactaataaggttgtcaatcatattaacaaagcaaaacatgatgaataaatgatgtaattaacaataattaaacgaGGGTAAAAGAGGGATTATACCTATATGAGATGAtcctaataataaagcaaagaataatagaagtacttgatgattgatggaaggttgtcaatcctccaataaacccaaaaaaTCTTCTAAATACCCAACTAAACTAAGAataattgagaaattaaggaaagattaagatgtgattaatattgagaaatgtgtattacaactaaattaagagaggATTAAGATGATATTAAGAACTAATTGTTGtaagattaaagcttgattaaaatgagattataATCTAGGTactacaatagggtatttatactaaaattaagtacaaagattagcattttttttttttggtaaaatgtgagcttTTTTCATTCATAAGAAAAATAAGGCATTACAACTCAATGTCTTGTACTTTGGAGTAGCTATTTCTAGATTACATTAGTGCCAATCTGAACTAGCCAATTATTATCATTGTTACCAACTGGTTTCTGAATGAAATGCTGAATTCTCTGCCTGACCAGCATCTGAACTTCCTTCCCTATCTTCTCAGGCCGAGCTAGCATCAATTCATGTCTACATCTATTCCTTTCCAGCCATATCAGGTACCAGCAAGCCAACATAGCAACCCGTCTAATCCTAGTCTTCACTATACTGCTTCCCTGATTCCCAGTATCCTGCAACCAAAGAGTAACATACTGCAACACTCTTTGACTGTAATCACACTGGACAAACAAATGCTCATGTGTCTCCTGTCCATTCTCACACAATAAACACTGATCAGTGCTACAAATGCCAATTTGTTTCAACTTCATCATAGTGTTTAAAGCCTCATGTTTGATCAACCAACCAATCAAAGCATGTTTAGGAACACCCCAAACATTCCAAATATCATCATACCACTGAACATGTGGGTGTATGCCATGTAACCAATGATATCCAGAAGCCACTAAATAACCTTTAGGATCTTGTAGCCAAACATTATTGAGATAACCAGCTGCCATGCAATCTCTCACCTTGCATATATTCCGCCAATTCCAGTTGGAATCAGTAGGAGGTTGATAAGAATTCCAATCCCTTCCTTTCAGATAAACATAATCAATCCATAATACCCATAATCTATCAGCTTTTTTGTATGTCCAATTGACTAACTTTCCCACTGTTACAATATTCCACACCCCTGCCTGCTTTATACCTAGACCACCTTCCTTCTTGCTATAACAAACATTGTGCCAAGCCACCAAAGAAGCCCTCTGATACTCAACACCTCCATCCCAAAAAAATGTCCTGCAAATTGCTTCTAATCTtctacaaagattagggttactaagggcttaaatgactattaagaccctaagaaaattTAACAATCTTGCtcatcccgagggacatgcgtggATCGTCATGCAACTCCCactaggatccgctcgtcctcatCTGAAGCACGACCTGTCCTCTAAGAAGATCTGCTCGGATCACAatggagacgctcgtcctgtggctCTTCAATCCGCTCATCCTGGGCTCAGGCTGCTCGGATCGTGGCACTTTGGTATGCTCGTCCTgtgctcaggacgctcggatcctggcacaTGGTTCTcttcttgtttggctccttagcAATCCGTggggatcgtgttggggatgcaaggaccttttcatcattgcccatttcactttatttatttgcttaggcctctagtgttggtctcctcttgtttgcttggtcattagatgcgatccatttagctccattttgcctcgtaaatgcaaggttagtGATCCTCTCCTactaaggacacaaaacctcaaagaatatgcaaaataggaaactaaagataagaaatgaccctaatatatgctagaaagcatgggaacgaggctaattcggggactaaatgtgctcaaatatgagtcacatcaaacatccccaaaccaaaccgttgctcgtcccgagtacagaggtgactaaaactatgacctttatttaaactagcctactaatatagccgatatgagacaattagcgggtctcactccgccccttcaactcacaacaagacattcatgaggtagggtgccttcttgtaaggcaaggtggggcttgctaaAATGGCAATACATcgaagcattaagcacacaaaacaagtaatggatggatctacaaaaattaatagccactttcctcatctaagtggcggaaattatctagaaggaaagcaatctaagggtacacccTCGATTACAGATATGGTTTCTTTAAGTCACttagcctaggaggataccaataaattacctccaagttgtgtcaagctagggtaccttcgtcctcaatcgctaaatgctttcgtcaagagtagactccttaaggtgttagaaacactgtaggatcgcggaattccccttcttgcctagacaagaagaagggttgtcccctctccaccatgcacaaaagtgggttcaatagataaagggatcaatatattttgagtttcataatgggagtttgcatttgattttgttattccccccaattttcttgtggcatttgacattttttagAACAATttgttttgccatttctttgatgtttggcaattttgATGCTTGacaaattttcaacttttgcatttttgaacattttcaaagtaaccctaatttgtaatgagggtgcttatatttgaagcataggagttcttgtttttgctcctcttttctttgatgcattttgtgcaaactttttgacttttcattttgattgcttgaactcaaatctatagtttttgtgcccattccctttttgatgacaaaatgtgatagaagtggaagatggttgcatggtttagAGGGTcaacttggaataaacggtagcaaaggagttatcacaccacaaggtactcttgagtaggttaatccatgggtcaaaggatactagcatgacacatcctagggtgttttagaggtattataatgagcaaagtctcaagaagaaaaagtatctacaagggccttatatacacttgtcaagtttcccaattAGATGTTTTCGCAAacattttctaaccatgcaactacatgccatgatgcaactaacatttatacaactctaatgcatatgcttctatcaactagtatgccatgtaAACTACATGCAATTCCtaaaatcacattggtttgtaccgcatcaaccaaaataaagccacatagtcattaacatagagaggaaaaaggaaattggaaaatCATACCATGCtttcttcatattcctcatgcctcggatgtggcgtagtcgatccaatgtgataggaggacaaacaaacacaagtatatacacaatatacaattGTACACTActaaggaatgaacatgtttttggttttttcaaattttcaaattgttatggtttttgtttttatgaaataaaagaacatatttttgtgtttttcgaaatttttcaatttttatcattttttattttaaaagttaagttagaatttcccatcctcaCACTAGTAtgtgcattgtcctcaatggcgaaaacgatagaaaattatgcaatgcaaactaaatgaaaatgcatgatttctatactaatatgcaaactatatgacatatataacaaatgaatgcaatctaaactacactatatgatgcatgctttctattgatcggagagctaatttgaattaactcccattccttgtgtttgaacttccccaaaccaatcaaaacactatttctagtgtcacaatagggaagttcatgcacaaggcaaggatgcaatgcatgaagataattgtcattttggatttttaaagtgggaacaataaatgagacacctcaatggaactgaggtgggagtcctttaagtgttgctaggactcaaaacaaatgatcaagattaaaattttaaaacaagagatataaacaaagctaaaggaggtgtaggaaactcacaatggaataagttgaagtcaagtaatcaaccccgcatttgtggcatcctccaaacaGCTTGTCAACCCTCAATTGACGCTCATTTCAACACCCTCATAACCGACTTCATCGCCGCCATCATtattgttttagcaggaatttACACAAAGATAATGTCCTGCCAGGGAAGATTTTGTAGGGTAATCTAACTTAATTCGAATTGCCTGACTAGTATAATTGaacaaataaagaaataaatgaaaagtatgacacaaagatttatacgtggaaaaaccctaggaataagggaaaaaaccacgggcaccaagccacgAGGGATTATCACTATGAATTTGGATAGCATGATagggaatgtgtatgtcaggcAAGATAATTAACAAGGATGCTTAATAATAATGTGAAGATCTTTAGTTGAATACAAATATATGAATAGAATGTGGGTAGGTAGCTGTGTAAATGCGTGTCCTCCTCTTTCcttcttctcttctatttataatagCTTGCCAACGGTTCCTCTAGGTTagttttagggtttcctggtaaataggactccTGCCCTATTTACCCAGAAGTGGTTATTTGACTTCTTCTATATTCCAGCCGTTTGCTTGGTCAATTCTTCTATGTTCTTGTTTGAGTGTTTGAATGGGTCTTCCTTGTTTATAGGGACTCTTTTTCTACAGCCTGACCGTGCTTCTCTTGTCGCCAAACTTGCTTTGATTATGCTGCCTTTATAACTGACGTGGTATCTTTTCAGGCCAGGCCTATTAGGTGCCTGTTCTGTCTATCCCTTCTGGTTATTGCATCATCCGGTGTCTCAATTGTCTTGTCTTGGATGATCGTAGTTCAGGCATGGCTTTGGGTATAGCCTGATTTATGTCTGATGAGACagggtaattctgggcccaacaattgccccttatcttcttattcccaatggatctggccagggataaggagataaaaatttgggctaGGCAAAAAGGTGTATATGATTTTTTATCGGAAAGAGTTTGGGTTTGCTTCAACTTCTATAACGACTAGTTTCCATAAAtgaggtaggttcatcaaaccctaaGAGAGTCATTATTAGGTTTGTCCACTTGTGCTGCCCGTTtgtttttgcggctataaatacctTGTTCCGTCCAATTTGCTTTCATATTTCCATTCTTTAAATTCTTCTCCCTCTTTCTATAATTATTAAATATCCAATTTGTCTTTTCTAAAAAATCAACCTTAAATTTTAACCCTAAAAAATGGCTGGAGGAAGAAGAAAGACAGCCGCATCCAAGGCCGCTGCTGAGGTTGAAAAGGTTCCTGTGGTTGTTGATGTTCGTGAAATCATCTCAGAGGATGAGCTAATGCAGGTTCCTGACCCTCCAGAAATTCTGTCCATGACGCACAGGGGAGTTACTTATGCCCCTGTAAAGGCTTTCTCTGCCTCCTTTCCCGAGGCTAATTAGTTGAAACctgcttttgagcattatttgaAGGGACGGGGTCTTCTTCCTGCTGAGGCTGAAGTTTGGATTCCTGAAGgtggtccagtcagggctaattggtgTAGTCCCGgctgtttttgtatttttgagtgggcatTCAAAGGAGTCTGTCAGCTTCCACTTTCTCCGTTCATGGCTGAGGTTATCAGGGCCGTCAGGGTCCCTCCTTTCCaacttatgccaatggtttggaaaatcGTTCTCTGTTGAACAATTGTGTGCTAAGCACAAGCTGGTCATTACTCTTGATGATTTTAAAAATGTCTATCATTTGAAGAGCAATTCTAGTGGGCGTTTTAATCTTCGAGTGAGGTCGAAGATGGCTCATCCGATCACCAATTTTTATTCAGGTGATGACAAAGGATGGGCACAGACTTATATATTTATCAGGGCTGATTCCATTGCCCCTGATCAAGATTATCTTAACTATCCTGCCGTTGAAGGAGGTAGTTTCTTTTTTCTTACATTCAATTTTGGTTAGGGATAATTTGTTTGATTTATTTGAAAATAGGCTTACTTGATTTGTCCTTCTAGAGGCTGATTGGGCTAataatcctgatgctgagggaTCGACAGATCGGATTGCTGCTTTTATGGCATTGTCTGAGGAGGAGAGAAcatggcctgcctgtctgggTCAAGCACCTATGCCTCACTTCAAGGAAGCTAAGTTGAGTACCTATAAAGCTGTTAAGGGTGCTAAAGCTTCAGGGGCTTTTTCATCAGGCAGTAAGTCTTGTTGCCTTTACTTTGTGAATTATTTTGCTTGAACACATGTTAGTATTACTGATGTAGGGCTTGTTCGTGTAGCTGTTAGGGCTTCTACTAGGATTGCTGGCTTTGGATTATCCTTGGTGAAGGCAGGTGTTTCCCAAATTACAAGGGAGAAATCGTGGAGTAGCGAGGCTACATGGAGTGATAGTGCATTGCAGGTTCAGGCGCCTGCCCAATAGACTCAGTTGGTGTCTCCCCTAAAGGTTGTGGATGATGAGCCTGGTCGGGCTGAAAAGAGGAAGAGGCGTGATGAGACTTCAAAGGGAGTTGATGAGATTAGGGGAGTTTAGGGCCAGGCTTGACGAGGTCCAATTTGCCAAGGAACAAATCCAGGCCCATTCTTTCTTGGTCGATGATCCCTTCTATAAGCACCAGGCTGAGGAGTCTTCTGctcgtgctttggctgctatgtaccATTCCAGGGATCATGCTGCTAACCTGGTTACTATGCTGCAGGAGGtaatgttttttgtttttgtcagttttgttttggttgcttTTTATTTTGCTTTGCCTGATTGGTGGTATTTTTGCAGAATGTGAATGATATGTTAAGGGGTGCCTGCCAGTTGGATTCTGCGAGTGGTGTCAAGGATACTTTGGACTGGGAGGTGCAGTGTCTGAAGAAGGATGTTGCATCTTTGAAAACAGATTTGGAGGTGGCCAAGACGGAGAATGAGTCTCTGAAGTAGGAGAATGAAGCAGGGAAAGTGCAGTTGGTGATGGAGACATGAAAGCTGGGTTCTGCTCATAGTGCTCTAAAATCCCTTCAGTCCAAGCTTGACATGGTTCAGGAAGAGTTGCTGGCTaagaagcaggctatgcaggatcAACTGAAGGTGAACGAGGAGTTGGCTGCTGAGAGGGACTTTGTGCAAGGTAGACATAAGGATGCTGCTCTATACTTCTTTGGTAAAGGTTGTGTAGATGCTATGAAGGAGCCCATTGAAGTCACGCCTTACTGGAATCCTCATCAAGAGATGGCTGATCTCAATGCCACTTATCCTGACCTCTGCAAATTGCATGCTGATGACGAGGTAGATTCTCCTCCATCCAAGGAAAAGAGCGGGGAAGATGGTGATGAGAGGGATGACGAGGAGGAAGAGGAGCCCGTTGATGAAGGAATTAGCTCTGCTACTGCTTCCAAGGCATGCTAGTTGACTTTGGTTTTTAGGGTAGTTattttttgttttggcccatccaggggggatgttttCTGGACAAACAATTTTTAGATATTGTCAATGTTTTGTCCTACCCGGGAGGGATGTTCTCTGGTCAATTTTTGGATCTGTTTTCTTTGTTTTGATGCAATTTGAAGGCGTTTTCCTTTCCCTTTGAATATCTTGGTTTGGTACCTGTAATAATGTAGTTCAAAATATTTAGTTAGGaaaatgcctgtcaggagggcttatggccctcaatccTTTTTTAGGAAATCATGGCTTTCTGCCTGTTAGGAGGGCTTTTTTTAGGTAAGAGGGGTGGTTGCCattcaggagggcttatggccctcagcctgtcaggagggcttaaaTACAAGTGGTCTGGTCTTTTCCACCATCATACttgtctttttatttttttgtattgAGCTCAGTTTTTTGTATTTGTTTTTTGTgtcaggcaggcaggtgccaagTTTTGTGACGCATTTCTGAGatgctgttcaggttgggtggagtgaccctcaatcctgaacatttgtttaagcctgtgTGTAATACATAAGTTATGGAaaaaaggcgtaaaacaagttttcaggattgtTACATAGCAAGGACATAATAGGAAGACATAGTAGgatttatatttaaataaaaCAGGCAGATATTCAGGCAAAATGGCAACTAGCAAGCATATCATGTTCAGGTCACATGATTTTGTTCAAGGGTTTTTCGTCTAAAAATTTTAGCTAGGCAAGGGAAAAAGTTAGTTGTTTTACCTGATCTGGATCATAGGATGTTTATATGTGGAATAGTTCtaggtgggaaatgttccaagatatggggatcatttctccgtccagggTTTGGAGCCTGTAGGCCCCCTGCCCTACTATTGATTCAATCAGGTAAGGTCCTACCCATGTGGGGGCTAACTTTCCGGCATTTTTTGTCTTTGATATTAGGGAAAACTTTTCGCAGGACTAGATCTCCTTCTTTGAATAACCTGATGTTTACatttttgttgtagcttctggctactgtttgcTGGTAGGAAGCTATCCTGATCTTGGCTGCATCCCTCAACTCTTCAGCCAGGGTCAGGCTATCCTGTAGTAGTTGCATGTTTTCCTCTATAGTATTCATGCTACTTTTTGGTGGTTGGTACATGGATttctgctgggattactgcttcacagccatagacaAGGGAGTAAGGGGTCTGGCCTGTGGATGTCTTaggtgtggttctgtcagcccagaggactaatgagagttcttcagcccatctgccttttcttctttgtAGTTTTTTCTTCATGAAACTGATTAccactttgttgctggattctgcttgaccattggcttttgggtagtctggcgtggaggttaccaggcTGATGTTCCATTGTTCACAAAAATccattgttctttttcccacgaactgagtaccattgtcacagactatttctgaaggaaTGCCATATCTGCATATTATGTtgcgtttgatgaatgatatgacatccttctccttgacttgcctgtatgagtctgcctctatccattttgaaaagtAGTGGGTCATGGCTAGCATAAAGACTTTTTGTCCAGGGGCTTGAGCTAGCTTGCCTACAATGTCCATTCCACACTTCATAAACGGCCAGGGAGATGAGATGGAATGCAGTAGCTCTGATGGTTAGTGGATGAAAGGAGAAtggatttggcaggcttcgcatttggAGCTGTAAGTTATGCAATCAGCTTTGagggttggccagaagtagcctgtcctTAGAACTTTGCTAgccaggcttctgccacctttgtgatttccacaataTCCATCGTGTAAGTCCTCAATAACTTGTTTAGCTTCATGAGGTTCCAGGCAACACAGGTAAGGTGcagcctgagactttttgaataacatgttatTTATAATAGTATAGG from Silene latifolia isolate original U9 population chromosome 10, ASM4854445v1, whole genome shotgun sequence encodes:
- the LOC141607952 gene encoding uncharacterized protein LOC141607952, which translates into the protein MAAGYLNNVWLQDPKGYLVASGYHWLHGIHPHVQWYDDIWNVWGVPKHALIGWLIKHEALNTMMKLKQIGICSTDQCLLCENGQETHEHLFVQCDYSQRVLQYVTLWLQDTGNQGSSIVKTRIRRVAMLACWYLIWLERNRCRHELMLARPEKIGKEVQMLVRQRIQHFIQKPVGNNDNNWLVQIGTNVI